One Microvirga thermotolerans DNA window includes the following coding sequences:
- a CDS encoding branched-chain amino acid ABC transporter permease — MARSGPFRAWPFLLLGPASALLAGCALSVDAEQTRVCRSALPALNPGARITVQRVERGGSARSIVVFYTAEHPDRRPLDRFAVCRFAAEGLSPGKADLIALATEAGPISGASLYFLKHYYIDTPEGVAGDPGSPPLAEVAEIPQEAAYSLQQLVSSLPRTAIYALLSVAYALVFGLSGRINLAFGELAAVGGAATVTGAALALAAGIGLPAVGLSAGLLAALFAGAMHGAAGGMLTIGKIRAASTQPSLIATVGLSLFLMEYLRLVQSPVTVWLPPVWSEQWPLARAGDFLVTLTPISLVTAAVGLFASLSLMLVMKATPFGLAWRAYADDARAAMLFGVNGGRLLVQTLALAGAMAGLSGMLIVAQYGGLGFAGGFQYGLKALIAAIVGGIGSIPGALLGGVAVGLFETLWSAYLPIEARDVALYAALVVFLIFRPGGLLGMRELTPRSV; from the coding sequence ATGGCGCGTTCCGGCCCGTTCCGAGCATGGCCGTTCCTCCTGCTCGGTCCGGCGTCGGCGCTGCTTGCCGGCTGCGCCCTCTCGGTCGACGCGGAACAGACCCGGGTCTGCCGCAGCGCCCTGCCCGCCCTCAATCCCGGAGCCCGGATCACCGTTCAACGGGTCGAGCGGGGCGGAAGCGCCCGGAGCATCGTCGTCTTCTACACGGCGGAACACCCCGACCGCCGGCCCCTCGACCGGTTCGCGGTCTGCCGCTTCGCCGCCGAGGGGCTCTCCCCGGGCAAGGCCGACCTGATCGCCCTCGCGACCGAGGCGGGCCCGATCTCCGGCGCGAGCCTCTATTTCCTCAAGCACTACTACATCGACACCCCCGAAGGCGTGGCGGGCGATCCGGGGAGCCCGCCCCTGGCGGAGGTGGCGGAAATCCCGCAGGAAGCCGCCTATTCCCTGCAGCAGCTCGTCTCCAGCCTGCCGCGCACGGCGATCTACGCCCTCCTTTCGGTAGCCTACGCGCTCGTGTTCGGCCTGAGCGGACGCATCAACCTCGCCTTTGGCGAACTCGCCGCCGTGGGAGGCGCCGCAACCGTGACCGGAGCGGCCCTCGCGCTCGCGGCAGGCATCGGCCTGCCGGCGGTCGGCCTCAGCGCCGGTCTCCTCGCCGCCCTGTTCGCGGGCGCGATGCACGGTGCCGCAGGCGGCATGCTTACGATAGGGAAAATCAGAGCCGCGAGCACCCAGCCGAGCCTGATCGCGACCGTCGGCCTCTCGCTTTTTCTCATGGAATATCTCCGCCTCGTGCAGAGCCCGGTCACGGTCTGGCTGCCGCCGGTCTGGTCGGAGCAATGGCCCCTGGCCCGGGCGGGGGACTTCCTCGTGACCCTCACGCCGATCTCCCTCGTCACGGCGGCCGTCGGCCTTTTCGCCTCCCTGAGCCTGATGCTCGTCATGAAGGCGACGCCGTTCGGCCTCGCCTGGCGGGCCTATGCGGACGACGCCCGGGCCGCGATGCTGTTCGGCGTGAACGGCGGGCGGCTCCTGGTGCAGACCCTGGCCCTCGCCGGCGCCATGGCCGGTCTCTCCGGCATGCTGATCGTGGCGCAGTACGGCGGCCTCGGCTTCGCGGGCGGGTTCCAGTACGGTCTCAAGGCGCTGATCGCCGCCATCGTCGGCGGAATCGGCTCGATTCCCGGCGCTCTCCTCGGCGGCGTCGCCGTGGGATTGTTCGAGACCCTCTGGTCGGCTTATCTACCCATCGAGGCCCGGGACGTGGCGCTCTATGCCGCCCTGGTGGTGTTTCTGATCTTCCGCCCCGGGGGCCTGCTCGGAATGAGGGAACTGACGCCGCGCAGCGTCTGA
- a CDS encoding threonine ammonia-lyase codes for MADFAITIDDIRKAAATIRGQVLRTPLVPAPRLSQLTGATVCVKHENMQPTGSFKERGAVVKLESLTPEERRRGVIAMSAGNHAQAVAYHARRLGIPATIVMPEGTPLVKAQNTRAYGARVILYGETLYESAGRARQIAAEEGLVFVHPYDDPKVMAGQGTIGLEILEDAPEVDQIVVPIGGGGLISGIAVAAKALNPAVEIVGVEAALYPSFQNAIRHEDRPIGGATLAEGIAVKAVGQLALPVVRELVSDIVLVEEALIERAVNAYATLQRTMAEGAGAAGLAAMLAQPERFRGKRVCLVLCGGNIDARILASVMVRELERDERITSFRITSNDRPGLLGKVASRLGDLGANILEVSHGRLFLDVPAKGVSIDITIETRDRQHTWEIFEALAADGLAPKRIDSHCLSETAY; via the coding sequence GTGGCAGACTTCGCCATCACCATCGACGACATCAGGAAGGCCGCCGCCACCATCAGGGGACAGGTGCTGCGCACGCCCCTGGTTCCGGCGCCGCGCCTGTCGCAGCTGACCGGCGCCACGGTCTGCGTGAAGCACGAGAACATGCAGCCGACCGGCTCGTTCAAGGAGCGGGGCGCGGTGGTCAAGCTGGAGAGCCTCACGCCGGAGGAGCGCCGCCGCGGCGTCATCGCCATGTCGGCCGGCAACCACGCCCAGGCGGTCGCCTATCACGCGCGACGGCTCGGGATCCCCGCCACCATCGTGATGCCCGAAGGCACTCCCCTGGTGAAGGCGCAGAACACCCGCGCCTACGGCGCGAGGGTCATCCTCTACGGCGAGACGCTCTACGAATCGGCCGGCCGGGCCCGCCAGATCGCCGCCGAGGAGGGGCTCGTCTTCGTGCACCCCTACGACGATCCCAAGGTCATGGCCGGCCAGGGCACCATCGGGCTCGAGATCCTGGAGGACGCGCCGGAGGTCGACCAGATCGTGGTGCCCATCGGCGGCGGCGGGCTCATCTCCGGGATCGCCGTGGCCGCCAAGGCCCTCAATCCCGCCGTCGAGATCGTCGGGGTCGAGGCCGCCCTCTATCCCTCCTTCCAGAACGCCATCCGCCACGAGGACAGGCCGATCGGCGGAGCGACCCTGGCGGAAGGCATCGCCGTGAAGGCCGTGGGCCAGCTCGCCCTCCCCGTCGTCAGGGAGCTGGTCTCCGACATCGTCCTGGTGGAGGAGGCGCTGATCGAGCGGGCGGTCAACGCCTACGCCACCCTGCAGCGCACCATGGCCGAGGGGGCGGGCGCGGCGGGGCTCGCCGCCATGCTCGCCCAGCCGGAGCGCTTCCGGGGCAAGCGGGTCTGCCTCGTCCTGTGCGGCGGCAACATCGATGCGCGCATCCTCGCCTCCGTCATGGTCCGCGAGCTGGAGCGGGACGAGCGGATCACGTCGTTCCGCATCACCTCGAACGACCGTCCCGGCCTGCTCGGCAAGGTGGCGAGCCGCCTGGGGGATCTCGGCGCCAACATCCTGGAGGTGTCGCACGGCCGCCTGTTCCTCGACGTGCCGGCCAAGGGGGTTTCCATCGACATCACTATCGAAACCCGCGACAGACAACATACATGGGAGATATTCGAAGCCCTGGCGGCCGACGGGCTGGCACCGAAGCGGATCGATTCGCACTGCCTGTCCGAGACCGCCTATTGA
- a CDS encoding RDD family protein, translating into MATRPVPTINPAAYALDRYATEGVIGRRFWAYLIDLVVIAFWFLLVCFALVVLGPLTLGLTWFALAIGLPIAGLTFVIYNALTIGGPAQATVGMRAMGLRVVDPHTGAPVSMLAAAVHALLFYVAISTFLLWACDVLIGFARDDRRFARDLLTGMMVVRA; encoded by the coding sequence ATGGCGACCCGCCCAGTCCCGACCATCAACCCGGCGGCCTATGCCCTCGACCGCTACGCGACCGAGGGCGTTATCGGCCGCCGCTTCTGGGCCTACCTGATCGACCTGGTGGTGATCGCGTTCTGGTTCCTGCTGGTGTGCTTCGCCCTCGTCGTTCTCGGTCCGCTCACCCTGGGCCTGACCTGGTTCGCCCTCGCCATCGGGCTGCCGATCGCGGGGCTGACCTTCGTGATCTACAATGCCCTGACCATCGGCGGCCCCGCGCAGGCGACCGTCGGCATGCGGGCCATGGGCCTGCGGGTGGTCGATCCCCATACTGGCGCGCCGGTGTCGATGCTGGCGGCGGCCGTCCACGCCCTCCTCTTCTACGTGGCGATCTCCACCTTCCTTCTCTGGGCCTGCGACGTGCTGATCGGCTTCGCCCGCGACGACCGCCGCTTCGCGCGCGACCTCCTCACGGGCATGATGGTGGTGCGCGCCTGA
- a CDS encoding arginyltransferase has product MTSQPRDAPQFYLTSPSACPYLPGKEERKVFTHIVGRRGRELNELLTQGGFRRSQTIAYRPACDACRACVSVRVLVDEFRPSGNLRRVLRDNGDLIGNPIPNRPTSEQYSLFRRYLDARHADGGMADMTVLDYSMMVEDSHVDTHIVEYRRRGIDSGITGRGEGDLVAVCLTDQMSDGLSMVYSFYDPDLQHRSLGTFIILDHIARAKALGLPYLYLGYWVEGSKKMGYKARFKPQERLLPHGWARVD; this is encoded by the coding sequence TTGACGAGTCAGCCTCGCGACGCACCGCAATTCTATCTCACATCCCCGTCCGCGTGCCCCTACCTGCCGGGCAAGGAGGAGCGGAAGGTCTTCACCCACATCGTGGGGCGCCGCGGCCGGGAGCTGAACGAGCTCCTGACCCAGGGCGGCTTCCGCCGGTCGCAGACCATCGCCTACCGGCCCGCCTGCGATGCCTGCCGCGCCTGCGTCTCGGTCCGCGTCCTCGTGGACGAGTTCAGGCCCTCCGGCAATCTCCGGCGGGTCCTGCGCGACAACGGGGACCTGATCGGCAACCCGATTCCCAACCGGCCGACTTCGGAACAGTATTCCCTCTTCCGGCGCTACCTCGACGCCCGCCATGCCGACGGAGGCATGGCCGACATGACGGTGCTCGACTATTCCATGATGGTCGAGGACAGCCACGTGGACACGCACATCGTCGAGTATCGCCGCCGCGGCATCGACAGCGGGATCACGGGACGGGGCGAAGGCGACCTCGTCGCTGTCTGCCTCACCGACCAGATGAGCGACGGCCTCTCGATGGTCTATTCCTTCTACGATCCCGACCTGCAGCACAGGAGCCTCGGGACCTTCATCATCCTCGACCACATCGCCCGCGCGAAGGCACTGGGCCTTCCGTATCTGTATCTGGGCTACTGGGTCGAGGGCTCGAAGAAGATGGGCTACAAGGCCCGCTTCAAGCCGCAGGAACGGCTCCTGCCGCACGGCTGGGCGCGGGTGGATTGA
- the pip gene encoding prolyl aminopeptidase — protein sequence MASLYPSIDPFDSGMLDAGDGHRIYWEVCGNPAGKPALVLHGGPGSGCSVQARRYFDPGAYCIVLFDQRGSGRSTPHASAPDIDLSTNTTLHLLDDIERLRQHLNIGRWLVLGGSWGSTLALAYAQRHPKRVSNLVLFSVATTTASEIAWITRGVGAFFPEAFERFRNGVPEAERDGSLVEAYHRLLMDPDPAVHGKAARDWCDWEMAIVAVHPGHKPHSRYEDPAFRLGFARLVTHYWRNEAWLEDEVLLRNMGRLAGISGVLIHGRLDIGSPLVTTWRLAQHWPGSELIIVSGAGHDARDPGMTESIVAVTDRLRGTAQG from the coding sequence ATGGCCAGCCTTTATCCTTCCATCGATCCATTCGATTCCGGCATGCTCGATGCGGGCGACGGGCATCGCATCTATTGGGAAGTTTGCGGGAATCCTGCGGGCAAGCCCGCCCTCGTGCTTCACGGCGGCCCGGGTTCCGGCTGCTCCGTCCAGGCGCGGCGATATTTCGATCCCGGTGCGTATTGCATCGTCCTATTCGATCAGCGCGGGAGCGGGCGAAGCACGCCCCATGCGAGTGCTCCGGACATCGATCTTTCCACCAATACGACTCTCCATCTCCTCGACGATATCGAGCGCCTGCGGCAGCATTTGAATATCGGGCGCTGGCTCGTGCTGGGCGGATCCTGGGGATCGACGCTAGCGCTCGCCTATGCTCAGCGACATCCCAAACGGGTGAGCAACCTGGTTCTGTTCAGCGTCGCCACCACGACGGCTTCGGAAATCGCGTGGATCACCCGGGGAGTCGGCGCTTTCTTTCCCGAAGCCTTTGAACGTTTCCGGAACGGCGTTCCCGAAGCGGAACGGGATGGAAGCCTCGTCGAGGCCTATCATCGCCTTCTCATGGATCCGGATCCCGCCGTCCATGGCAAAGCGGCGCGGGATTGGTGCGACTGGGAAATGGCGATCGTCGCCGTGCATCCGGGGCACAAGCCCCACTCACGTTACGAGGATCCGGCATTTCGGCTCGGCTTCGCACGGCTCGTCACCCATTACTGGCGCAACGAGGCGTGGCTCGAAGACGAGGTGCTGCTGCGAAACATGGGGCGCCTAGCGGGGATCTCGGGAGTCCTGATCCATGGCCGCCTGGACATCGGCAGCCCTCTCGTCACCACTTGGCGGCTCGCGCAACACTGGCCAGGTAGCGAACTCATCATCGTCAGCGGGGCCGGACACGATGCCCGGGACCCCGGCATGACCGAGAGCATCGTCGCGGTGACGGACCGGCTTCGGGGGACGGCACAGGGCTAG
- the parC gene encoding DNA topoisomerase IV subunit A, with amino-acid sequence MGKPVNPPAGGEIETIHLKDALEERYLAYALSTIMHRALPDARDGLKPVHRRILHAMRLLRLDPRSAPKKCARIVGDVMGQYHPHGDQSIYDALVRMAQDFAQRYPLAEGQGNFGNIDGDNAAAMRYTEARLTEVARLLLEGIDEDAVDFRETYDQANEEPVVLPAAFPNLLANGSQGIAVGMATSIPPHNAAELCDAALHLIAHPKATSEQLVQFVPGPDFPTGGIVVDTPETIAETYRTGRGSFRVRARWHREDLGRGNWQIVVTEIPYAVPKSRLIEKIAELLQEKKLPLLADIRDESAEDIRVVLEPRARTVDPIILMESLFKLTELESRIPMNVNVLAGGKVPKVLGLAECLREWLDHRREVLIRRSRFRLAAIDKRLEILGGLLIVYLDLDRVIKIIREEDEPKAELMRVFKLTEVQANAILDTRLRSLRKLEEMELKREQKSLQDEKAKIENLLGSEKVQWKTVQAEIKEVRKSFGPDTALGRRRTTFDRAPDTSDIDFAEAMVEREPITVIVSQKGWIRAMKGHVADLSGVQFKGDDSLKTAFFAETTSKIVVVATNGRFFTLDASKLPGGRGFGDPIRLMVDLEEGADFIAAFPYRPGSKLLVVGSDGRGFIAPADEVTANTRKGKQVLNLDAPARAVVCTEGEGDHIAIIGENRKLLIFPVKQVPEMSRGKGVRLQRYKDGGVSDAKVFKLKEGLTWKDTAGRTWTVAKEDLRDWIANRAEAGRLPPKGFPKSNTFGE; translated from the coding sequence ATGGGTAAGCCCGTCAATCCGCCGGCAGGCGGCGAGATTGAGACCATCCACCTCAAGGACGCGCTCGAAGAGCGCTATCTCGCCTATGCCCTGTCCACCATCATGCACCGGGCCCTTCCGGACGCCCGGGACGGGCTGAAGCCGGTCCACCGCCGCATTCTCCATGCCATGCGGCTGCTGCGGCTCGACCCGCGCTCCGCGCCGAAGAAATGCGCCCGCATCGTCGGCGACGTGATGGGTCAGTACCACCCGCACGGCGACCAGTCGATCTACGACGCCCTCGTCCGCATGGCCCAGGACTTCGCGCAGCGCTATCCGCTGGCGGAGGGGCAGGGCAATTTCGGCAACATCGACGGCGACAACGCCGCGGCCATGCGCTACACCGAGGCGCGCCTGACCGAGGTCGCCCGCCTCCTCCTGGAGGGGATCGACGAGGACGCGGTCGATTTCCGCGAGACCTACGACCAGGCCAACGAGGAGCCGGTGGTGCTCCCGGCCGCCTTCCCGAACCTGCTCGCCAACGGCTCCCAGGGCATCGCGGTCGGCATGGCGACCTCGATCCCGCCCCACAACGCGGCGGAGCTGTGCGACGCGGCGCTCCATCTCATCGCCCACCCGAAGGCGACCTCGGAGCAGCTGGTGCAGTTCGTGCCCGGGCCCGACTTCCCGACGGGCGGCATCGTGGTCGACACGCCGGAAACGATCGCCGAGACCTACCGCACCGGCCGCGGCTCGTTCCGCGTGCGGGCACGCTGGCACAGGGAGGACCTCGGCCGCGGCAACTGGCAGATCGTCGTCACCGAGATCCCCTATGCGGTGCCGAAGTCGCGGCTCATCGAGAAGATCGCGGAACTCCTGCAGGAGAAGAAGCTGCCGCTCCTGGCCGACATCCGCGACGAGTCGGCGGAGGACATCCGGGTGGTGCTCGAGCCCCGCGCCCGCACGGTCGATCCGATCATCCTCATGGAATCGCTCTTCAAGCTGACCGAGCTGGAGAGCCGCATCCCCATGAACGTGAACGTGCTCGCCGGCGGCAAGGTGCCGAAGGTGCTGGGGCTCGCCGAATGCCTGCGCGAATGGCTCGACCATCGCCGCGAGGTGCTGATCCGCCGCTCGCGCTTCCGCCTTGCCGCCATCGACAAGCGCCTGGAGATTCTCGGCGGCCTGCTCATCGTCTATCTCGATCTCGACCGGGTGATCAAAATCATCCGCGAGGAGGACGAGCCGAAGGCGGAGCTGATGCGCGTCTTCAAGCTCACAGAGGTCCAGGCCAATGCGATCCTCGACACGCGCCTGCGCTCCCTGCGCAAGCTCGAGGAGATGGAGCTCAAGCGGGAACAGAAGAGCCTGCAGGACGAGAAGGCGAAGATCGAGAACCTCCTCGGCTCCGAGAAGGTGCAGTGGAAGACCGTGCAGGCGGAGATCAAGGAGGTGCGCAAGAGCTTCGGGCCCGACACCGCCCTCGGCCGGCGCCGCACCACCTTCGACCGGGCGCCCGACACCTCGGACATCGACTTCGCGGAGGCCATGGTCGAGCGCGAGCCGATCACGGTCATCGTGTCCCAGAAGGGCTGGATCCGCGCCATGAAGGGTCACGTGGCCGACCTCTCGGGCGTGCAGTTCAAGGGCGACGACAGCCTGAAGACCGCGTTCTTCGCCGAGACCACGTCGAAGATCGTCGTCGTGGCGACCAACGGGCGCTTCTTCACCCTCGACGCCTCGAAGCTGCCCGGAGGGCGCGGCTTCGGCGACCCGATCCGCCTCATGGTCGATCTGGAGGAGGGCGCCGACTTCATCGCCGCCTTCCCCTACCGTCCCGGGTCCAAGCTGCTCGTGGTCGGCTCCGACGGGCGCGGCTTCATCGCCCCCGCCGACGAGGTCACGGCCAATACCCGCAAGGGCAAGCAGGTGCTCAATCTGGACGCCCCGGCGCGCGCCGTCGTCTGCACCGAAGGAGAGGGCGACCACATCGCCATCATCGGCGAGAACCGCAAGCTCCTGATCTTCCCCGTGAAGCAGGTGCCGGAGATGAGCCGCGGCAAGGGCGTGCGCCTGCAGCGCTACAAGGACGGCGGCGTTTCCGACGCGAAGGTCTTCAAGCTCAAGGAGGGCCTGACCTGGAAGGATACCGCCGGCCGCACCTGGACCGTGGCCAAGGAGGACCTGCGCGACTGGATCGCCAACCGTGCCGAGGCGGGCCGCCTGCCGCCGAAGGGTTTTCCGAAGAGCAACACGTTCGGGGAATAG
- the recO gene encoding DNA repair protein RecO, protein MQWTDQGIVLGVRRHGETSVILELMTREHGRHLGLVHGGRSKTLKPVLQPGNTVQATWRARLDEHLGSFQVEGLAMRAAHFMGSPLALYGLATMAHLLRCLPERDPHPALYETLSVLVDHLDDRDLAPALFVRFELAMLAELGFGLDLSSCAATGARSDLIYVSPKSGRAVSAAAGEAYKDRLLRLPGFLIGQTRANRPRGSDIRDGFALTDFFLHQNVFDPRGQPAPEERARFVALATAEED, encoded by the coding sequence ATGCAATGGACCGATCAGGGCATCGTTCTCGGCGTGCGCAGGCACGGCGAGACGAGCGTCATCCTCGAACTGATGACCCGCGAGCACGGCCGCCATCTCGGGCTCGTCCATGGCGGCCGCTCCAAGACCCTGAAGCCGGTCCTGCAGCCTGGAAACACGGTCCAGGCGACCTGGCGGGCGCGCCTCGACGAGCACCTCGGATCCTTCCAGGTGGAGGGGCTCGCCATGCGTGCGGCCCATTTCATGGGTTCTCCGCTGGCGCTCTACGGCCTCGCCACCATGGCCCACCTGCTCCGCTGCCTGCCCGAGCGGGACCCTCACCCCGCGCTCTACGAGACGCTGTCCGTGCTGGTCGACCACCTGGACGACCGGGACCTCGCCCCGGCCCTGTTCGTGCGCTTCGAACTCGCCATGCTGGCGGAGCTGGGCTTCGGCCTCGACCTGTCCTCCTGCGCCGCCACCGGCGCGCGCAGCGATCTCATCTACGTCTCGCCAAAGAGCGGGCGGGCGGTGAGCGCGGCGGCCGGCGAGGCCTACAAGGACCGGCTCCTCAGGCTGCCGGGCTTCCTCATCGGCCAGACGCGGGCCAACCGGCCCAGGGGCTCGGACATCAGGGACGGATTTGCGCTCACCGATTTCTTCCTGCATCAGAACGTGTTCGATCCGCGGGGCCAGCCGGCCCCGGAGGAGCGGGCCCGCTTCGTGGCCCTGGCCACGGCGGAAGAGGATTAG
- a CDS encoding OmpA family protein has translation MKRLSSLLAGTALPFLALSTAASALPPQAGQPMILAQGAPAEMPPRARPPAPDQPDSGEAGPPRRGPPGRERGPAARDEEPRRPPLEREAPRPPRAGPAGEPAEMPHGRPPGPAGERPAPPAVAPSPQPSRPVPPQDRPRAQPDEETAPRPTAPRVQEQRPQELRPQEQRSQERRQERPQIAPDRLPPSPGASPAEAPRRQPSTEDAARPAPGTAPSAPARTGEPTPVPKPPAATPGRPPVPAPQAPQRSLAPATGPTAPGPSPSTASPTSPAPSSAPAQTQQPSAPPPAPSAAPAPAQQPAAPSAAPAPVQQQGVRPLPPPPGGGPTEALRPTDREVQSFEAFERGRIDDLRQQRRQRVEEGGRRIIIEEPGDRTIIREGDRVIIRHDETDRFRRTYRDAEVREERRGAETVTVVRRPDGTEIVTVRDEDGNLLRRIRREPAGREVVLIENRRERRPRGYFVEDLVRLPPPVVTIPREEYIVEVEDATEDEIVEAFTAPPVDRIERAYTLDEIRQSAPLRERMRRVDLDTVTFDTGSWALPEAQIGALTGIAEAIRRALGRNPNEIFLVEGHTDAVGSDEDNLTLSDRRAETVATILTQRFGIPAENLTTQGYGEQYLKVNTQGPERQNRRVTIRRITPLLQGQSQSAQ, from the coding sequence ATGAAACGACTGTCATCGCTTCTCGCCGGCACGGCCCTGCCCTTCCTCGCCCTGTCCACGGCGGCCTCCGCCCTGCCGCCGCAGGCCGGCCAGCCCATGATCCTGGCCCAGGGCGCACCGGCCGAGATGCCGCCCAGGGCCCGTCCGCCGGCACCCGATCAGCCCGATTCCGGCGAGGCGGGCCCGCCGCGCCGGGGGCCGCCGGGCCGCGAGCGCGGCCCGGCCGCCCGGGACGAGGAGCCGCGACGTCCGCCTCTGGAGCGGGAGGCTCCGCGCCCGCCACGGGCCGGGCCCGCGGGCGAGCCTGCCGAGATGCCGCACGGACGGCCTCCCGGACCTGCCGGCGAGAGACCCGCCCCGCCGGCCGTCGCCCCGTCCCCGCAACCGTCCCGCCCGGTTCCGCCCCAGGACCGGCCCCGGGCTCAACCGGACGAGGAGACGGCCCCTCGGCCGACGGCGCCGAGAGTTCAGGAGCAACGGCCCCAGGAACTGCGCCCACAGGAGCAGCGGTCTCAGGAGCGCCGCCAGGAACGGCCTCAGATCGCGCCGGATCGCCTTCCGCCCTCTCCGGGAGCATCGCCTGCCGAGGCGCCCCGCCGGCAGCCCTCGACCGAGGACGCGGCCCGGCCGGCACCCGGCACCGCGCCATCCGCCCCGGCGCGGACGGGCGAGCCCACCCCTGTGCCGAAGCCGCCGGCCGCGACTCCCGGACGGCCTCCCGTGCCTGCGCCCCAGGCGCCCCAGCGCTCCCTCGCGCCGGCCACGGGGCCGACGGCGCCCGGACCGTCACCCTCGACGGCATCCCCGACGTCCCCCGCACCGTCGTCCGCACCCGCTCAGACCCAGCAGCCATCCGCACCGCCCCCGGCACCCTCCGCCGCGCCTGCTCCGGCCCAGCAGCCCGCGGCGCCGTCCGCCGCACCCGCGCCCGTCCAGCAGCAGGGCGTCCGTCCCCTGCCCCCGCCGCCCGGCGGCGGACCGACGGAAGCGCTTCGCCCGACCGACCGCGAGGTGCAGAGCTTCGAGGCCTTCGAGCGCGGCCGGATCGACGACCTCCGGCAGCAGCGGCGCCAGCGGGTCGAGGAAGGCGGGCGCCGGATCATCATCGAGGAGCCCGGCGACCGCACCATCATCCGGGAGGGCGACCGGGTCATCATCCGGCACGACGAGACCGACCGCTTCCGCCGCACCTATCGGGATGCCGAGGTGCGCGAGGAACGCCGGGGCGCCGAGACGGTGACCGTCGTGCGCAGGCCCGACGGAACGGAGATCGTCACCGTCCGGGACGAGGACGGCAACCTCCTGCGCCGCATCCGGCGGGAGCCTGCCGGCCGCGAGGTCGTCCTGATCGAGAACCGGCGCGAGCGCCGGCCGCGCGGCTACTTCGTCGAGGACCTGGTGCGCCTGCCCCCGCCGGTGGTGACCATTCCGCGCGAGGAGTACATCGTCGAGGTGGAGGATGCGACGGAGGATGAGATCGTCGAAGCCTTCACCGCGCCGCCCGTGGATCGGATCGAGCGGGCCTACACCCTCGACGAGATCCGCCAGAGCGCTCCCCTGCGCGAACGGATGCGCCGGGTCGACCTCGACACCGTCACTTTCGACACGGGGTCCTGGGCCCTGCCCGAAGCGCAGATCGGCGCCCTGACCGGCATCGCCGAAGCCATCCGCCGCGCCCTCGGCCGCAACCCGAACGAGATTTTCCTCGTGGAGGGGCACACGGACGCGGTCGGTTCGGACGAGGACAACCTGACCCTGTCGGACCGGCGCGCCGAAACGGTTGCGACGATTCTCACCCAGCGCTTCGGCATCCCTGCCGAGAACCTGACGACGCAAGGCTATGGCGAGCAGTACCTGAAGGTGAACACGCAGGGACCCGAGCGCCAGAACCGCCGGGTGACGATCCGCCGGATCACGCCCCTGCTCCAGGGACAGAGCCAGTCGGCGCAATAG